The Erythrobacter sp. Alg231-14 genome has a segment encoding these proteins:
- a CDS encoding DNA-directed RNA polymerase subunit alpha — protein sequence MSVNMKNWQELKKPNALEIKEGGDKQRKTVFVAEPLERGFGLTLGNALRRVLLSSLQGAAITSIKIENVLHEFSSLAGVREDVTDMVLNVKQIALKMEGEGPKRLQLSVTGPATVKAGDIAVTGDIEVMNKDLVLCHLDEGATLNMELTADIGKGYSPAVQNRPADAPIGLIPVDSLYSPVRQVSYKVENARVGQELDYDKLSLTVETDGTVTPEDAVAYAARILQDQLTLFVHFEDGIPQPQSAMIGHAAAPQEDDANQLNRYLLKKVDELELSVRSANCLKNDNIIYIGDLVQKTEAEMLRTPNFGRKSLNEIKEVLSSMGLRLGMDIPGWPPENIEEMAKKLEQELLG from the coding sequence ATGTCCGTCAATATGAAGAACTGGCAGGAACTCAAGAAACCCAACGCTCTGGAAATCAAGGAAGGCGGCGATAAGCAGCGCAAGACAGTTTTTGTCGCTGAACCGCTTGAGCGAGGCTTTGGCCTCACGCTCGGCAACGCGTTGCGCCGCGTATTGCTTTCCTCGCTTCAGGGTGCCGCGATCACTTCGATCAAGATCGAAAACGTGCTCCACGAATTCTCTTCGCTCGCCGGTGTGCGCGAAGATGTGACCGATATGGTCCTCAATGTGAAGCAAATCGCATTGAAGATGGAAGGCGAGGGGCCAAAACGGCTTCAGCTTTCTGTTACGGGTCCTGCAACTGTGAAAGCCGGCGATATCGCTGTTACCGGCGATATCGAAGTGATGAACAAGGACTTGGTCCTTTGTCATCTCGATGAAGGCGCGACGCTCAACATGGAGCTGACTGCGGACATTGGCAAAGGCTATTCGCCAGCCGTTCAAAACCGTCCGGCCGATGCGCCGATCGGTTTGATCCCGGTCGACTCGTTGTATTCGCCTGTCCGTCAGGTGAGCTACAAGGTTGAGAATGCCCGCGTTGGTCAAGAACTCGACTACGATAAGCTTTCGTTGACCGTCGAAACCGATGGCACTGTCACTCCCGAAGACGCCGTTGCTTACGCTGCGCGCATTCTTCAGGACCAACTGACTTTGTTCGTCCACTTCGAAGACGGCATTCCTCAGCCGCAATCGGCCATGATCGGCCACGCTGCGGCGCCTCAGGAAGACGATGCAAACCAACTCAACCGTTACCTCCTCAAAAAGGTCGACGAGTTGGAATTGTCGGTCCGTTCGGCGAACTGCCTCAAGAACGACAACATCATCTATATCGGCGATTTGGTCCAAAAGACCGAAGCCGAGATGCTTCGCACACCAAACTTTGGTCGCAAGTCCTTGAACGAAATCAAGGAAGTGCTGTCCAGCATGGGTCTGCGTTTGGGCATGGACATCCCCGGATGGCCGCCTGAAAACATCGAAGAAATGGCCAAGAAGCTCGAACAAGAGCTGCTCGGCTAA
- the rpsK gene encoding 30S ribosomal protein S11, with the protein MAREQGGKVRRRDRKNISSGVAHINASFNNTMITITDAQGNAISWSSAGMMGFKGSRKSTPYAAQVAADDAGKKAAEHGVRTLEVEVKGPGSGRESALRGLAAVGFNITSIRDVTPIPHNGVRPSKRRRV; encoded by the coding sequence ATGGCACGCGAACAAGGCGGCAAAGTACGGCGCCGCGACAGAAAAAACATTTCGAGCGGCGTTGCGCATATCAACGCCAGCTTTAACAACACGATGATCACCATCACCGACGCGCAAGGCAATGCAATTAGCTGGTCGAGCGCAGGCATGATGGGCTTCAAAGGTAGCCGCAAATCGACACCATACGCCGCGCAGGTCGCAGCGGATGATGCCGGTAAGAAAGCAGCCGAACACGGCGTTCGCACGCTGGAAGTTGAAGTGAAAGGCCCTGGTTCAGGTCGCGAAAGCGCTCTGCGTGGTTTGGCCGCTGTTGGTTTCAACATCACTTCGATCCGCGATGTAACGCCGATCCCGCACAATGGCGTGCGTCCGTCGAAGCGTCGTCGGGTCTGA
- the rpsM gene encoding 30S ribosomal protein S13: MARIAGVNIPTNKRVIIALTYIHGIGRTTAVQIADKLGIPHSSRVQDLTDEEVLRIRETIDSDHQVEGDLRRNTAMNIKRLMDLRSYRGLRHRNGLPVRGQRTHTNARTRKGKAKPIAGKKK; this comes from the coding sequence GTGGCTCGTATTGCCGGGGTAAATATCCCCACAAACAAGCGCGTTATCATTGCGCTTACCTATATTCACGGAATTGGCCGCACAACGGCCGTCCAAATCGCCGACAAGCTTGGCATCCCGCACAGTTCACGTGTTCAGGACCTCACCGATGAGGAAGTTCTGCGCATCCGTGAAACCATCGACAGCGATCATCAGGTTGAAGGCGATCTTCGTCGCAACACCGCGATGAACATCAAGCGTTTGATGGATCTGCGTTCCTATCGCGGTTTGCGTCATCGCAATGGCCTCCCAGTTCGTGGCCAGCGCACGCACACCAACGCCCGCACCCGCAAGGGTAAGGCCAAGCCGATCGCAGGGAAGAAGAAGTAA
- a CDS encoding SRPBCC family protein: MFRRMISLSVGSIAMVAAALGAAPALAEVVETDDDHFITRAEAIVSATPTETWLALISPARWWSSEHTWSADAANLSLTPQAGGCFCERIPEVDEPGRFTLEGSVEHMRVIQAYPNVALRMQGALGPLQSEPVTGILTIAISEAENGTRIVWEYNVGGQMRYPAAVISNAVDGVMTLQLTRLSAELGQVQAPVIATVEPSPPEETAPEVETSELDLPEGDAPSQDEPFDLPSGDGPTIAIDPEAVIDEAPSSPSVDDAFGDLSDG, translated from the coding sequence ATGTTTCGCAGAATGATTTCGTTGTCCGTTGGGTCCATTGCCATGGTCGCCGCCGCATTGGGCGCCGCGCCCGCTTTGGCCGAAGTGGTTGAGACAGACGACGATCACTTCATCACCCGCGCAGAGGCGATTGTATCGGCCACGCCAACCGAAACATGGCTGGCCCTGATCAGCCCGGCACGCTGGTGGTCGAGCGAACACACATGGTCGGCGGACGCGGCGAATCTATCGCTGACCCCGCAAGCGGGCGGTTGTTTTTGCGAACGCATTCCCGAAGTGGACGAGCCGGGCCGTTTCACGTTGGAAGGCAGCGTGGAGCATATGCGTGTCATTCAGGCCTATCCCAATGTCGCGTTGCGGATGCAAGGCGCTTTGGGGCCGTTGCAGAGCGAACCCGTCACCGGGATTTTGACCATCGCCATCAGCGAGGCCGAAAACGGCACGCGGATTGTTTGGGAATACAATGTGGGTGGCCAAATGCGCTATCCCGCTGCTGTTATCTCCAACGCGGTGGACGGCGTCATGACTTTGCAATTGACCCGCTTGTCCGCGGAACTGGGGCAGGTTCAAGCGCCTGTGATTGCAACGGTTGAACCGTCGCCTCCCGAAGAAACCGCGCCAGAAGTGGAAACATCGGAGCTCGATTTGCCTGAGGGCGATGCGCCTTCGCAAGATGAGCCGTTCGACCTCCCATCTGGGGATGGACCTACCATAGCAATCGATCCCGAAGCGGTGATCGACGAAGCTCCATCCAGCCCCAGCGTGGACGACGCATTTGGCGATTTGTCGGACGGATAG
- a CDS encoding adenylate kinase, producing MNIILLGPPGAGKGTQSAGLVERHGMKQLSTGDMLRAAVSAKTPVGLEAKAVMDRGELVSDEIVSKLIDDNLAAMDAGTGAIFDGYPRTAAQGEQLDGILAKHGRSLDHVIELAVDVEALVERITGRYSCGNCGALYHDTANPPAKDGVCDACGSTEFKRRPDDTEETVRNRMEVYRSETAPILPGYEARGIVTRVDGMAGIDEVAGAIDAILA from the coding sequence GTGAACATCATTCTTCTTGGCCCTCCGGGCGCTGGTAAAGGCACTCAGAGCGCTGGCCTGGTCGAACGCCACGGCATGAAGCAATTGTCCACCGGCGACATGCTGCGCGCCGCAGTGAGCGCGAAGACGCCGGTCGGTCTTGAGGCTAAAGCGGTGATGGATCGCGGCGAGCTGGTTTCCGACGAAATCGTCTCCAAGCTGATTGACGATAACCTTGCCGCAATGGACGCGGGCACCGGCGCGATCTTTGATGGCTATCCCCGCACCGCCGCACAGGGCGAGCAATTGGATGGCATTCTGGCCAAGCACGGCCGCAGCCTCGATCACGTGATCGAATTGGCTGTTGATGTCGAAGCTTTAGTGGAACGGATCACTGGGCGGTATTCTTGCGGCAATTGCGGCGCGTTGTATCACGACACGGCCAACCCACCCGCTAAAGATGGCGTGTGCGATGCCTGCGGTTCAACCGAATTCAAACGCCGTCCGGACGACACCGAAGAAACGGTGCGCAACCGGATGGAAGTGTATCGCAGCGAAACCGCCCCGATCCTGCCCGGATACGAAGCGCGTGGCATTGTGACCCGTGTGGATGGCATGGCCGGGATCGACGAAGTCGCCGGGGCGATTGACGCCATTTTGGCCTGA
- the secY gene encoding preprotein translocase subunit SecY, which yields MASRADNIASNLNLGNFAQATELRQRIWFTIGALIVFRFLSFVPLPGINPQALDRLAELGQGGVLDMFNMFTGGALANMSLIALGVMPYITASIVVQMASALHPTLAALKKEGATGRQKLNQYTRYGTVFLCAIQGWFLATGLETFAGAQDIAAVVNPGYGFRIGAVISLVGGTMFLLWLGEQITSRGIGNGVSLIIMAGIVAQFPTFAANMFEGGRTGAIGAPIIVGFLVMVVGLILLISWVERAQRRLPIQYPKRATQRGMMQAEKSYLPLKLNTAGVIPPIFASSLLLLPLTISQFSSSSVDTSSGFGSSIVTLNQYLAHGEPLYMTLYAVGIIFFCFFYTAVVFDPEDNAENLKKNGGFIPGIRPGKRTSDYLEYVLTRITVVGAAYLTFVCVLPEYMIAQTGIPLFLGGTSLLIVVNVTVDTISQVQSHLLAHQYGDLIKKAKLKGRMR from the coding sequence ATGGCATCACGCGCCGATAACATCGCCAGCAATCTGAACCTTGGCAATTTTGCTCAAGCGACAGAATTGCGTCAGCGTATCTGGTTTACGATTGGGGCTCTAATCGTTTTCCGTTTCCTGAGCTTCGTTCCACTTCCGGGGATCAATCCTCAGGCGCTTGATCGGCTTGCTGAGCTGGGTCAGGGCGGCGTTTTGGACATGTTCAACATGTTCACCGGCGGCGCATTGGCGAATATGAGCCTGATTGCTTTGGGTGTGATGCCGTACATCACCGCGTCGATCGTGGTGCAAATGGCGTCGGCTCTGCACCCCACGCTGGCGGCTTTGAAAAAAGAAGGCGCGACCGGTCGTCAAAAACTCAACCAATATACGCGCTACGGCACCGTGTTCTTGTGCGCGATCCAAGGGTGGTTCCTTGCCACGGGTCTGGAAACATTCGCCGGGGCGCAAGACATCGCCGCTGTGGTCAATCCGGGTTACGGTTTCCGCATTGGCGCCGTGATCAGCCTTGTCGGCGGCACGATGTTCCTTTTGTGGTTGGGTGAACAAATCACATCGCGCGGCATCGGTAACGGCGTTTCGTTGATCATTATGGCCGGCATCGTCGCGCAGTTCCCAACCTTCGCAGCCAACATGTTCGAAGGCGGCCGCACCGGGGCGATTGGCGCACCGATTATCGTCGGCTTCCTTGTAATGGTCGTTGGTCTGATCCTGCTCATCAGCTGGGTCGAGCGGGCGCAGCGTCGTCTACCCATTCAATATCCAAAGCGCGCGACACAACGCGGCATGATGCAAGCGGAAAAATCCTATCTTCCGCTTAAGCTGAACACCGCCGGTGTTATCCCGCCGATTTTCGCCAGCTCGCTGCTTTTGCTGCCGCTGACGATCTCTCAGTTTTCGAGCAGCTCGGTCGATACGTCGAGCGGTTTCGGATCGTCCATCGTTACCTTGAACCAGTATCTGGCCCATGGTGAGCCGCTTTACATGACGCTTTATGCTGTCGGCATCATCTTCTTCTGTTTCTTCTACACTGCGGTGGTTTTTGACCCCGAAGACAATGCGGAAAACCTGAAGAAGAACGGGGGCTTTATTCCAGGCATCCGTCCGGGCAAGCGGACTTCGGATTATCTCGAATATGTTTTGACCCGGATCACCGTGGTCGGCGCGGCCTATCTGACATTCGTCTGTGTTCTTCCGGAATACATGATCGCGCAAACCGGCATTCCATTGTTCCTTGGCGGAACCAGCCTTTTGATCGTCGTGAACGTGACCGTGGATACGATTAGCCAAGTGCAATCGCATCTGTTGGCGCACCAATATGGCGATCTTATCAAGAAGGCTAAGTTGAAAGGCCGCATGCGCTAA
- the rplO gene encoding 50S ribosomal protein L15: MKLNDIRDNDGARKGRMRKGRGIGSGKGKTAARGQKGQKSRSGVAINGFAGGQMPLHMRLPKRGFNNPFGKDFAEVNIGMVQKWIDAKKLDGKKDITEDALRACGLIRGGKDGVRLLGKGEIKAKAKFIVAGATKGAIAAVEKAGGSVEVTAPINAEVKAAKAAAK; encoded by the coding sequence ATGAAACTTAATGACATCCGTGACAATGATGGTGCCCGTAAAGGGCGCATGCGCAAGGGCCGTGGTATCGGTTCTGGCAAAGGCAAAACCGCGGCTCGTGGCCAAAAAGGTCAAAAGAGTCGTTCAGGCGTAGCCATCAACGGCTTTGCCGGTGGTCAGATGCCGCTTCACATGCGTCTTCCAAAGCGTGGGTTCAACAACCCGTTTGGCAAAGACTTCGCCGAAGTGAACATTGGCATGGTCCAGAAATGGATCGACGCCAAAAAGCTCGACGGCAAGAAAGACATCACCGAAGACGCCCTGCGGGCATGCGGTTTGATCCGCGGCGGCAAAGACGGCGTGCGTCTTTTGGGCAAAGGCGAAATCAAAGCCAAGGCCAAATTCATCGTTGCCGGTGCCACCAAAGGCGCCATCGCAGCGGTTGAAAAGGCCGGCGGCAGCGTCGAAGTGACCGCGCCGATCAACGCCGAAGTGAAAGCAGCCAAAGCCGCTGCTAAGTAA
- the rpmD gene encoding 50S ribosomal protein L30: MATVKIKQIGSPIRRPESQRKILIGLGLNKMHKVVERQDTPEVRGAIAKIPHLVQVVD; this comes from the coding sequence ATGGCTACTGTAAAAATCAAACAGATCGGTTCGCCGATCCGTCGCCCTGAAAGCCAACGTAAGATCTTGATCGGTCTTGGGCTTAACAAGATGCACAAAGTCGTCGAACGTCAGGATACTCCTGAAGTGCGCGGCGCGATCGCTAAGATCCCGCATCTGGTGCAAGTGGTCGATTGA
- the rpsE gene encoding 30S ribosomal protein S5, producing the protein MMADEKTPEATPETTAAPEAAAATEMPAAEAATTEAAPADAAPADAPKQGRGRGRGGNNDNRGGGRGRGGRDGNRRGKREEEDDGIIEKLVHINRVSKTVKGGKRFGFAALVVVGDGQGRVGFGKGKAREVPEAITKATAAARKKMIRVALKEGRTLHHDGNGRFGAGKVTVRTAPPGTGIIAGGPMRAVFESLGVSDVVTKSVGSSNPYNMIRATFDALTDQTSPKSVAQRRGKKVADLLGRGGQVSEAEAEADAAAIVE; encoded by the coding sequence ATTATGGCTGACGAGAAAACACCAGAAGCTACTCCGGAAACAACAGCGGCTCCCGAAGCTGCTGCTGCAACCGAAATGCCTGCGGCTGAAGCTGCAACGACTGAAGCGGCTCCGGCCGACGCAGCCCCTGCCGATGCTCCTAAGCAAGGTCGTGGTCGTGGTCGCGGCGGCAACAACGACAATCGCGGCGGTGGCCGTGGTCGTGGTGGTCGTGACGGCAATCGTCGCGGCAAACGCGAAGAAGAAGATGATGGCATCATCGAGAAGCTGGTCCACATCAACCGCGTCTCCAAAACTGTAAAAGGCGGTAAGCGCTTTGGTTTTGCAGCACTCGTCGTGGTTGGCGATGGTCAAGGCCGCGTTGGCTTTGGCAAAGGTAAGGCACGCGAAGTGCCTGAGGCGATCACGAAAGCGACCGCCGCAGCTCGTAAAAAGATGATCCGTGTTGCTTTGAAAGAAGGCCGGACTTTGCACCATGATGGCAATGGCCGTTTTGGCGCTGGTAAAGTCACCGTTCGCACCGCACCTCCGGGTACTGGCATCATCGCCGGTGGTCCGATGCGCGCTGTGTTCGAAAGCTTGGGCGTGTCCGACGTTGTGACCAAATCGGTCGGTTCGTCGAACCCGTACAACATGATCCGTGCCACCTTTGACGCTTTGACTGATCAGACTTCGCCGAAGTCGGTTGCTCAACGTCGCGGCAAGAAAGTCGCTGACCTTTTGGGTCGCGGCGGCCAGGTGAGTGAAGCCGAAGCAGAGGCTGATGCCGCTGCTATTGTGGAGTAA